A genomic stretch from Solanum stenotomum isolate F172 chromosome 8, ASM1918654v1, whole genome shotgun sequence includes:
- the LOC125872061 gene encoding cysteine-tryptophan domain-containing zinc finger protein 7-like isoform X3 has protein sequence MNKNKFEEGETCDDSTVDPDIALSYIDEKLQDVLGHFQKDFEDGVSSENLGSKFGGYGSFLPTYQRSPSWTCTKTPLDAYNNNISISPSNLRPEGGCRPSSASSSASLSGRPLASSAYSSTIVPALKAPAANGKTNSALQPTQDEDSTSRSELVKKPTNLSGKKAPKLHARVGVKKLSTQKKAEIYSGLGLDVSPSSSLDDSPISSEGISHDLKDSRYESPTSILQIMTSYPMHDGLLLSPLSDDLLCLTEKGKLRGECESECMIQESLETSVALVNGAHYANRKSSEARKWKSYNKDVLGTGYGNDNQNGSAVQSKEVDVNVITCEELVSEALKLPLLSNPNHNVADPLKDAGRISDSPRTAVRDRATECSSYKAGSQESRSPEMLKVSDAVGNKSLVEHNCLIKERVNVGKTEKPCSSGEYPILASNEPTSLDALHASQDNWDHSVLGIDSSGKKRYGSKGSSSGTKLDGSQSSNYVMMNHQENPNCRTSSGTSRSVDKNCNQHSGVPNSLVVEKRRHKNKEKNISHDNHSDGGTKDANTRNISEVESDVSSKKIMREDAHDDENQTFCPVVEKPGWRSSSNVPGMIRDKCKNRDSEDDSKKDLVSAKNPEAHISEVSTHKGKCDNNDSLIKRKGRELRDSLRCNPQDSMEKICDDISRKEKVARVSLSDRKDTSASKGSVGTGQVKKEQQAGQDLDSTLSLQSVKVADSSQKDLCNSRPSVAPSSAFPTSSPKRSSDGENDGFSNESSMAKKDNACNGKSYDLLSEADLEEKDVHRESGTKVKAKTTVSGYATQQDTDVSADPLRQASQYACKTGNSDQGSDKERKNDHQFQNSGSVSNRKRGSSSRRKEKNRAPKSDSDQRKTKDTDILNLSSDQMPFDEEKTAPGKNKSQEKSVVGSDRLKKSSKKDPSGKLLEKNVKGDNESRFVHRDNAEVRSDDVARLDKRQATLPDRADQRSSKVVSNKSEQINVSSKSPSTRDQNETAVFKEPVPGSERENGNAFERERSNASRQGKKAKSHHGNLPNNTANKVRDQDVPSPVRKDSSSQAATNAIKEATNLKHLADRLKNSGSSESTGIYFQAALKFLHGASLLELDSSKHGEQNQSRSIYSSTAKLCQFCGHEYEKLRDMAAAALAYKCMEVAYMRVIYSSQSDANRYRNELQTALQIFPPDMAASAKVVGSPQVAGTHVISAGNGSSFTQLINLAQAVNFAMEASRKSRVAFAAVYPGPGDSQCKEGALSVKKALDFNFQDVDGLLRLVRVAMEAISH, from the exons ATGAATAAGAATAAATTTGAAGAAGGAGAGACTTGTGATGATTCAACTGTTGACCCTGATATTGCACTCTCATATATT GATGAGAAACTCCAAGATGTTTTGGGAcattttcaaaaggattttgaGGATGGAGTTTCATCTGAGAACTTGG GGTCAAAATTTGGTGGATACGGTTCATTTTTACCTACATACCAGCGATCACCTTCTTGGACTTGTACAAAGACTCCACTAGATGcctacaacaataacatatcaaTATCACCGAGCAATTTGCGCCCAGAG GGTGGTTGTCGACCCTCATCAGCCTCCTCATCTGCTTCTCTATCAGGAAGGCCCCTAGCATCTTCTGCCTATTCGTCAACAATAGTACCTGCACTGAAGGCTCCAGCAGCTAATGGGAAAACAAATTCAGCTCTGCAACCTACGCAAGATGAAGACTCCACTTCAAGAAGTGAACTAGTCAAGAAGCCAACAAATCTCTCAGGCAAGAAAGCTCCCAAGTTGCATGCGAGAGTTGGtgttaaaaaattgtcaacccAAAAGAAAGCTGAAATCTACAGCGGCCTTGGCCTTGATGTATCTCCATCATCATCGCTGGATGATAGCCCGATAAGCAGTGAAGGCATATCCCATGACCTTAAGGATTCCCGATATGAATCTCCGACAAGTATACTTCAG ATTATGACCTCATATCCAATGCATGATGGACTATTGTTATCTCCGCTTTCGGATGATCTGCTTTGCTTGACTGAAAAAGGAAAGCTACGGGGGGAATGTGAATCTGAATGTATGATCCAGGAAAGCCTAGAAACTTCTGTTGCCTTAGTAAATGGAGCTCATTATGCAAATAGGAAATCTTCGGAAGCTAGGAAATGGAAATCTTACAATAAAGATGTTTTAGGAACTGGCTATGGCAATGACAATCAAAATGGTAGCGCAGTGCAATCAAAGGAGGTTGATGTAAATGTTATCACCTGTGAAGAACTTGTTTCTGAGGCATTAAAGCTCCCTCTATTATCTAATCCAAATCATAATGTTGCTGATCCTCTAAAAGATGCTGGCAGAATAAGTGACAGTCCAAGAACAGCCGTTAGGGATAGGGCAACGGAATGCTCATCCTATAAAGCTGGTTCACAGGAAAGTCGTTCACCAGAAATGCTGAAGGTTTCTGATGCTGTCGGTAATAAAAGTTTGGTTGAACATAACTGCTTGATAAAGGAAAGAGTTAATGTTGGAAAAACTGAGAAGCCATGTTCATCCGGGGAGTATCCGATATTGGCTTCAAATGAACCAACTTCCCTTGATGCTTTGCATGCCAGCCAAGACAACTGGGATCATAGTGTACTAGGTATCGATTCCAGTGGGAAGAAAAGATATGGATCAAAAGGTTCGTCAAGTGGAACCAAATTAGACGGCTCACAATCTTCCAACTACGTTATGATGAACCATCAGGAGAACCCGAATTGTAGAACCTCAAGTGGTACTTCTCGTTCAGTGGATAAAAATTGCAACCAACACTCCGGTGTTCCAAATAGCTTAGTTGTAGAGAAGAGGAGACATAAAAACAAAGAGAAGAATATTTCTCATGACAACCACTCTGATGGAG GTACGAAGGATGCAAATACGAGGAACATAAGTGAGGTGGAATCAGATGTatcttccaaaaaaattatgcGAGAAGATGCACATGATGACGAGAACCAGACCTTCTGCCCTGTTGTTGAAAAGCCTGGATGGAGGTCAAGCAGTAACGTGCCAGGGATGATTCGAGATAAATGTAAGAACAGGGACTCAGAGGATGATTCAAAGAAAGACTTGGTTTCAGCAAAGAACCCAGAAGCCCATATTTCAGAGGTGTCAACGCATAAGGGGAAGTGTGACAATAATGATTCTCTGATTAAGAGAAAAGGGAGAGAACTTCGAGATTCCTTGAGATGTAATCCCCAAGATTCTATGGAAAAAATATGTGATGACATCTCCAGGAAGGAAAAGGTAGCAAGGGTCTCCTTGTCTGACCGGAAGGACACTAGTGCAAGCAAAGGTAGTGTTGGAACAGGTCAAGTTAAAAAGGAACAGCAGGCTGGGCAAGATCTGGATAGTACTCTATCTTTGCAGAGTGTTAAAGTTGCAGATTCTTCACAAAAGGATCTATGCAATTCACGACCTTCTGTTGCTCCCTCTTCAGCCTTTCCCACTTCTAGTCCCAAGAGGTCTTCTGATGGTGAAAATGATGGGTTCTCCAATGAATCCAGTATGGCTAAGAAGGATAATGCCTGCAATGGCAAGAGTTATGATCTATTATCTGAAGCTGATTTAGAGGAGAAAGATGTCCATCGTGAATCAGGTACAAAAGTCAAAGCAAAGACCACGGTTTCTGGTTATGCAACTCAACAGGATACCGATGTAAGTGCAGATCCGTTACGTCAAGCTAGTCAATATGCTTGCAAGACTGGAAACTCAGATCAAGGCTCTGATAAGGAGAGAAAAAATGACCATCAGTTTCAGAATAGTGGGTCTGTGTCAAATAGGAAAAGAGGTTCCTCGTCACGGCGTAAAGAGAAGAATCGGGCTCCAAAATCTGATTCTGACCAACGTAAGACCAAAGATACTGATATCTTAAATTTATCTTCAGATCAAATGCCATTTGATGAAGAGAAGACGGCTCCAGGAAAAAATAAGTCTCAGGAGAAATCTGTTGTTGGTTCAGATAGATTAAAAAAGAGTTCTAAGAAGGATCCTTCTGGAAAATTATTGGAAAAAAATGTTAAAGGAGATAATGAATCAAGATTTGTTCATCGTGATAATGCAGAAGTTCGATCGGATGATGTGGCCCGCCTGGATAAAAGGCAGGCTACACTACCTGATCGAGCTGATCAGAGATCATCTAAGGTCGTTTCCAACAAAAGTGAGCAGATTAACGTCTCTTCCAAGTCTCCTTCAACAAGAGATCAGAATGAGACAGCTGTATTTAAAGAGCCAGTTCCTGGATCTGAAAGGGAAAATGGCAATGCTTTTGAAAGGGAAAGGTCAAATGCTTCAAGACAGGGTAAAAAAGCTAAAAGCCACCATGGAAATCTACCTAATAATACTGCTAATAAGGTCAGGGATCAAGATGTTCCTAGTCCTGTTCGGAAGGATTCATCAAGTCAAGCTGCTACAAATGCCATAAAAGAAGCCACAAACCTTAAACACCTGGCAGATCGTCTCAAG aattctggatcaagCGAAAGTACGGGTATCTATTTCCAAGCGGCATTAAAGTTTCTCCATGGCGCCTCCTTACTAGAATTAGACAGCTCCAAGCATGGTGAACAGAACCAGTCAAGGAGCATCTATAGCAGCACTGCAAAACTCTGCCA GTTTTGTGGTCATGAATATGAGAAATTGAGAGACATGGCAGCTGCCGCACTTGCCTATAAATGCATGGAGGTTGCATACATGCGAGTAATTTATTCTTCACAGTCCGATGCAAACAGATACAGAAATGAGTTACAAACAGCTCTACAAATTTTTCCTCCAG ACATGGCTGCATCGGCAAAAGTTGTTGGTTCTCCTCAAGTAGCGGGAACTCATGTTATCTCAGCAGGAAATGGTTCTAGCTTCACGCAGCTAATCAACTTG GCACAGGCTGTTAATTTTGCTATGGAGGCCTCCAGGAAATCACGTGTTGCTTTTGCAGCTGTTTATCCAGGGCCGGGAGATTCACAATGTAAAGAAGGGGCATTATCTGTTAAGAAGGCCCTTGATTTCAACTTCCAGGATGTGGATGGATTATTGCGTCTTGTGCGGGTCGCCATGGAAGCTATCAGCCATTAG